A part of Streptomyces sp. NBC_01235 genomic DNA contains:
- a CDS encoding response regulator transcription factor, with amino-acid sequence MRVVIAEDNALLREGLVLLLTSSGHEVVAVAGSGPEVLPALLEHRPDVAVLDVRMPPGFRDEGLRAALEAREKIPGLPVLVLSQYVEESYAAELLGGGASGVGYLLKDRVGRVDEFLDALERVASGGTALDPEVVTELMTRRRDSPLDSLTPREREVLKLMAEGRDNTTIANTLVITERSVSKHIGNVFLKLGLPASDSGHRRVLAVLAYLNNA; translated from the coding sequence ATGAGAGTCGTGATAGCCGAGGACAACGCCCTGCTCAGGGAGGGTTTGGTCCTGCTGCTGACGTCGTCCGGGCACGAGGTGGTGGCCGTCGCCGGCTCCGGCCCCGAGGTGCTGCCGGCGTTGCTGGAACACCGTCCGGACGTGGCGGTGCTCGATGTGCGGATGCCGCCGGGCTTCCGCGACGAGGGGCTGCGGGCCGCCCTGGAGGCCCGCGAGAAGATCCCCGGCCTGCCGGTGCTGGTGCTCTCGCAGTACGTCGAGGAGTCCTACGCCGCCGAGTTGCTGGGCGGGGGCGCGAGCGGGGTCGGCTATCTGCTGAAGGACCGCGTGGGCCGGGTGGACGAGTTCCTGGACGCGCTGGAGCGGGTGGCCTCCGGCGGGACGGCGCTCGACCCCGAGGTCGTCACCGAGCTGATGACCCGCCGTCGTGACTCGCCGCTGGACTCGCTCACGCCGCGCGAGCGCGAGGTGCTGAAGCTCATGGCCGAGGGCCGCGACAACACGACCATCGCCAACACCCTCGTCATCACCGAGCGGTCCGTCAGCAAGCACATCGGCAACGTGTTCCTGAAACTGGGCCTGCCGGCCAGCGACAGCGGACACCGGCGGGTACTGGCCGTGCTGGCGTACCTGAACAACGCCTAG
- a CDS encoding TetR/AcrR family transcriptional regulator translates to MLVGMTTNATNTDGPQARPRRRAPAGAAVLREEVTEAIRAAVFEELATVGYARMSIEGIARRAGVGKTAVYRRWRSKLHLVLDIVSVIAVQGLPAPETGSLEGDLRMLYEVTSRALRHPVASQIIPDLQAEAARNPDIAEAMQKALKEGQEGVALKIVAAAQQRGEIRAGFNEELALDLISGPLYWRSVVIRSPKLPKGYLGALARATAEAIKAL, encoded by the coding sequence ATGCTGGTCGGCATGACGACGAACGCGACGAACACCGATGGACCCCAGGCGCGCCCGCGCCGCCGGGCGCCCGCGGGCGCGGCCGTGCTGCGCGAGGAGGTGACGGAGGCCATCCGGGCCGCCGTGTTCGAGGAGCTCGCGACCGTCGGCTACGCACGGATGTCCATCGAGGGCATCGCCCGTCGCGCCGGTGTGGGCAAGACCGCGGTGTACCGGCGCTGGCGTTCCAAGCTGCACCTGGTCCTCGACATCGTCTCGGTGATCGCCGTACAGGGTCTGCCGGCCCCGGAGACGGGCAGCCTGGAGGGCGACCTGCGCATGCTCTACGAGGTGACCTCGCGGGCGCTGCGGCACCCCGTGGCCTCGCAGATCATCCCGGACCTCCAGGCCGAGGCGGCCCGCAACCCCGATATCGCCGAGGCGATGCAGAAGGCGCTGAAGGAGGGGCAGGAGGGGGTCGCCCTGAAGATCGTGGCGGCGGCGCAGCAGCGAGGGGAGATCCGTGCGGGGTTCAACGAGGAGCTGGCGCTCGATCTGATCTCGGGTCCGCTTTACTGGCGTTCGGTGGTCATCCGCAGCCCGAAGCTGCCCAAGGGGTATCTGGGCGCGCTGGCTCGGGCGACCGCCGAGGCGATCAAGGCGCTGTAG